In a genomic window of Streptomyces roseoviridis:
- a CDS encoding pectate lyase: MARRALRPIRHRRKTAPRRALIAALAAFGLTGSAVVVSGLLAPAGAATAAWPEARGSVPVARTLPVSGTYDGRLKRHYGTGALGSGGQDEGQDPLFVLQDGAVLKNVVIGSPAADGVHCLGSCTLQNVWWEDVGEDAATFKGTSPGAVYTVYGGGARKASDKVFQFNGAGKLVVTRFQAADFGKLIRTCGNCGKQYQRTVVVNDVDITAPGKAVVGVNANYGDTAALRKVRIHGDAKKKIKPCVRFQGNSTGKEPTELGSGPDGTTCRYTAADVSYE; the protein is encoded by the coding sequence ATGGCTCGACGAGCTCTCCGGCCCATCCGCCACCGACGGAAGACAGCGCCGCGCCGCGCGCTGATCGCCGCCCTGGCCGCCTTCGGCCTCACCGGCTCGGCCGTCGTCGTCTCCGGCCTGCTCGCCCCGGCGGGCGCGGCCACCGCCGCCTGGCCCGAGGCGAGGGGCTCCGTACCGGTCGCCAGGACCCTTCCGGTCTCGGGCACGTACGACGGCAGGCTCAAGCGGCACTACGGCACCGGGGCCCTCGGTTCCGGCGGCCAGGACGAGGGCCAGGACCCGCTCTTCGTCCTCCAGGACGGCGCCGTCCTGAAGAACGTGGTGATCGGCTCCCCGGCCGCCGACGGCGTCCACTGCCTCGGCAGCTGCACCCTGCAGAACGTGTGGTGGGAGGACGTCGGCGAGGACGCCGCCACCTTCAAGGGCACCTCGCCCGGCGCCGTCTACACGGTGTACGGGGGCGGCGCCCGCAAAGCCTCCGACAAGGTCTTCCAGTTCAACGGCGCGGGCAAGCTGGTCGTGACCCGGTTCCAGGCCGCCGACTTCGGCAAGCTGATCCGCACCTGCGGCAACTGCGGGAAGCAGTACCAGCGGACGGTCGTCGTCAACGACGTGGACATCACCGCGCCCGGCAAGGCCGTCGTCGGCGTCAACGCCAACTACGGCGACACCGCGGCCCTGCGGAAGGTCCGGATCCACGGCGACGCCAAGAAGAAGATCAAGCCGTGCGTCCGCTTCCAGGGCAACAGCACGGGCAAGGAACCGACCGAGCTCGGCTCCGGCCCCGACGGCACCACCTGCCGCTACACGGCTGCCGACGTCTCGTACGAGTAG
- a CDS encoding carbon-nitrogen hydrolase family protein, with the protein MIVAATQFAPVAGDVAANVRALAGLVRAAGAEGARLVVFAELSLTGYEPSLIRDSPELVLTEDDPRLDPVREACRAVSAAAVVNGPVRTAAGRPGITSLVLGPDGALLTRYDKQHLYGVEAEVFAPGTSDGRFTLDGIRFALATCYDNRFPELAERAAADGCAVYLASSVLAAGNDSFERVYPVRARDFGLYVVLGNVLGPNEDGVGGGLAGVWGPDGGRIADAGPDKPGFVLAEAG; encoded by the coding sequence ATGATCGTCGCCGCCACGCAGTTCGCCCCGGTCGCCGGGGACGTCGCCGCCAACGTCCGCGCCCTGGCCGGTCTGGTCCGCGCCGCCGGCGCCGAGGGTGCCCGCCTCGTGGTCTTCGCGGAGCTGTCCCTGACCGGTTACGAGCCGAGCCTGATCCGCGACTCCCCCGAGCTGGTCCTCACCGAGGACGACCCCCGGCTCGACCCCGTACGGGAGGCGTGCCGGGCCGTCTCGGCGGCGGCCGTGGTCAACGGACCGGTCCGCACCGCCGCCGGCCGCCCAGGCATCACCAGCCTCGTCCTCGGCCCGGACGGCGCCCTGCTCACCCGCTACGACAAGCAGCACCTGTACGGGGTGGAGGCGGAGGTGTTCGCACCGGGCACGTCCGACGGGCGGTTCACGCTCGACGGGATCCGCTTCGCCCTCGCCACCTGCTACGACAACCGCTTCCCGGAGCTGGCCGAGCGGGCCGCGGCGGACGGGTGCGCGGTGTACCTGGCGAGTTCGGTGCTCGCGGCCGGCAACGACTCCTTCGAGCGGGTCTATCCGGTGCGGGCCCGCGACTTCGGCCTGTACGTGGTCCTGGGGAACGTGCTGGGGCCCAACGAGGACGGCGTGGGCGGCGGCCTGGCCGGGGTGTGGGGCCCGGACGGCGGCCGGATCGCCGACGCGGGCCCGGACAAGCCGGGCTTCGTACTCGCCGAGGCCGGCTGA